A window of Equus caballus isolate H_3958 breed thoroughbred chromosome 10, TB-T2T, whole genome shotgun sequence contains these coding sequences:
- the HMGN3 gene encoding high mobility group nucleosome-binding domain-containing protein 3 isoform X1, translating into MGPRGRLPGLLIGGVSGERVEGPWGEPGGAGRRGRVRRALRVSGGGRIQRPCQRFQHVALLFSCTNVVIMPKRKSPESTEGKDGSKVTKQEPTRRSARLSAKPALPKPEPKPRKTSAKKEPGTKINKGAKGKKEEKQEAGKEGTAPSENGETKAEEVLFRKHLPPIESVSQKKLLSPSAGDSTFIMSLLIACNVIADPHLSLNR; encoded by the exons ATGGGGCCTCGCGGCCGGCTGCCGGGGCTCCTCATTGGAGGAGTGAGCGGCGAGCGAGTAGAGGGCCCCTGGGGGGAGCCGGGAGGTGCAGGTCGGAGAGGCCGGGTGCGCCGTGCCCTGCGCGTGAGCGGCGGCGGCAGGATCCAGCGGCCGTGCCAGCGCTTCCAGCACGTTGCTTTACTTTTTAGCTGCACGAACGTGGTCATTATGCCGAAGAGAAAG tctcCGGAGAGTACAGAGGGCAAGGATGGATCCAAAGTAACTAAACAGGAG CCCACCAGACGGTCCGCCAGGTTGTCAGCG AAACCCGCACTACCAAAGCCTGAACCTAAACCAAGAAAAACGTCTGCTAAG AAAGAACCTGGGACAAAGATTAACAAAGGTGCtaaagggaagaaggaggaaaagcaggaagcTGGAAAGGAAGGTACTGCACCATCTGAAAATGGTGAAACCAAAGCTGAAGAGGTACTTTTCCGCAAACACCTCCCGCCGATAGAATCAGTGTCTCAAAAGAAATTGCTCAGTCCTTCAGCCGGTGATAGCACGTTCATAATGTCTCTTCTTATTGCCTGTAATGTTATTGCAGATCCACATCTCTCGCTCAACCGTTAA
- the HMGN3 gene encoding high mobility group nucleosome-binding domain-containing protein 3 isoform X4 translates to MGPRGRLPGLLIGGVSGERVEGPWGEPGGAGRRGRVRRALRVSGGGRIQRPCQRFQHVALLFSCTNVVIMPKRKSPESTEGKDGSKVTKQEPTRRSARLSAKPALPKPEPKPRKTSAKKEPGTKINKGAKGKKEEKQEAGKEGTAPSENGETKAEEIHISRSTVNVSASRGTEN, encoded by the exons ATGGGGCCTCGCGGCCGGCTGCCGGGGCTCCTCATTGGAGGAGTGAGCGGCGAGCGAGTAGAGGGCCCCTGGGGGGAGCCGGGAGGTGCAGGTCGGAGAGGCCGGGTGCGCCGTGCCCTGCGCGTGAGCGGCGGCGGCAGGATCCAGCGGCCGTGCCAGCGCTTCCAGCACGTTGCTTTACTTTTTAGCTGCACGAACGTGGTCATTATGCCGAAGAGAAAG tctcCGGAGAGTACAGAGGGCAAGGATGGATCCAAAGTAACTAAACAGGAG CCCACCAGACGGTCCGCCAGGTTGTCAGCG AAACCCGCACTACCAAAGCCTGAACCTAAACCAAGAAAAACGTCTGCTAAG AAAGAACCTGGGACAAAGATTAACAAAGGTGCtaaagggaagaaggaggaaaagcaggaagcTGGAAAGGAAGGTACTGCACCATCTGAAAATGGTGAAACCAAAGCTGAAGAG ATCCACATCTCTCGCTCAACCGTTAATGTCTCAGCCTCCAGAG gCACAGAAAACTGA
- the HMGN3 gene encoding high mobility group nucleosome-binding domain-containing protein 3 isoform X2 produces the protein MGPRGRLPGLLIGGVSGERVEGPWGEPGGAGRRGRVRRALRVSGGGRIQRPCQRFQHVALLFSCTNVVIMPKRKSPESTEGKDGSKVTKQEPTRRSARLSAKPALPKPEPKPRKTSAKKEPGTKINKGAKGKKEEKQEAGKEGTAPSENGETKAEEIHISRSTVNVSASRGTPPSTLSVKGQIETVRVQGTVENSACLQ, from the exons ATGGGGCCTCGCGGCCGGCTGCCGGGGCTCCTCATTGGAGGAGTGAGCGGCGAGCGAGTAGAGGGCCCCTGGGGGGAGCCGGGAGGTGCAGGTCGGAGAGGCCGGGTGCGCCGTGCCCTGCGCGTGAGCGGCGGCGGCAGGATCCAGCGGCCGTGCCAGCGCTTCCAGCACGTTGCTTTACTTTTTAGCTGCACGAACGTGGTCATTATGCCGAAGAGAAAG tctcCGGAGAGTACAGAGGGCAAGGATGGATCCAAAGTAACTAAACAGGAG CCCACCAGACGGTCCGCCAGGTTGTCAGCG AAACCCGCACTACCAAAGCCTGAACCTAAACCAAGAAAAACGTCTGCTAAG AAAGAACCTGGGACAAAGATTAACAAAGGTGCtaaagggaagaaggaggaaaagcaggaagcTGGAAAGGAAGGTACTGCACCATCTGAAAATGGTGAAACCAAAGCTGAAGAG ATCCACATCTCTCGCTCAACCGTTAATGTCTCAGCCTCCAGAGGTACCCCACCCAGCACACTGTCAGTAAAGGGGCAGATTGAAACAGTGAGAGTTCAGGGTACAGTAGAAAATTCTGCATGTTTGCAGTGA
- the HMGN3 gene encoding high mobility group nucleosome-binding domain-containing protein 3 isoform X5 → MGPRGRLPGLLIGGVSGERVEGPWGEPGGAGRRGRVRRALRVSGGGRIQRPCQRFQHVALLFSCTNVVIMPKRKSPESTEGKDGSKVTKQEPTRRSARLSAKPALPKPEPKPRKTSAKKEPGTKINKGAKGKKEEKQEAGKEGTAPSENGETKAEEAQKTESVDNEGE, encoded by the exons ATGGGGCCTCGCGGCCGGCTGCCGGGGCTCCTCATTGGAGGAGTGAGCGGCGAGCGAGTAGAGGGCCCCTGGGGGGAGCCGGGAGGTGCAGGTCGGAGAGGCCGGGTGCGCCGTGCCCTGCGCGTGAGCGGCGGCGGCAGGATCCAGCGGCCGTGCCAGCGCTTCCAGCACGTTGCTTTACTTTTTAGCTGCACGAACGTGGTCATTATGCCGAAGAGAAAG tctcCGGAGAGTACAGAGGGCAAGGATGGATCCAAAGTAACTAAACAGGAG CCCACCAGACGGTCCGCCAGGTTGTCAGCG AAACCCGCACTACCAAAGCCTGAACCTAAACCAAGAAAAACGTCTGCTAAG AAAGAACCTGGGACAAAGATTAACAAAGGTGCtaaagggaagaaggaggaaaagcaggaagcTGGAAAGGAAGGTACTGCACCATCTGAAAATGGTGAAACCAAAGCTGAAGAG gCACAGAAAACTGAATCTGTAGATAACGAGGGAGAATGA
- the HMGN3 gene encoding high mobility group nucleosome-binding domain-containing protein 3 isoform X3 has product MGPRGRLPGLLIGGVSGERVEGPWGEPGGAGRRGRVRRALRVSGGGRIQRPCQRFQHVALLFSCTNVVIMPKRKSPESTEGKDGSKVTKQEPTRRSARLSAKPALPKPEPKPRKTSAKKEPGTKINKGAKGKKEEKQEAGKEGTAPSENGETKAEEIHISRSTVNVSASRGTPPSTLSVKGQIETVRVQGTEN; this is encoded by the exons ATGGGGCCTCGCGGCCGGCTGCCGGGGCTCCTCATTGGAGGAGTGAGCGGCGAGCGAGTAGAGGGCCCCTGGGGGGAGCCGGGAGGTGCAGGTCGGAGAGGCCGGGTGCGCCGTGCCCTGCGCGTGAGCGGCGGCGGCAGGATCCAGCGGCCGTGCCAGCGCTTCCAGCACGTTGCTTTACTTTTTAGCTGCACGAACGTGGTCATTATGCCGAAGAGAAAG tctcCGGAGAGTACAGAGGGCAAGGATGGATCCAAAGTAACTAAACAGGAG CCCACCAGACGGTCCGCCAGGTTGTCAGCG AAACCCGCACTACCAAAGCCTGAACCTAAACCAAGAAAAACGTCTGCTAAG AAAGAACCTGGGACAAAGATTAACAAAGGTGCtaaagggaagaaggaggaaaagcaggaagcTGGAAAGGAAGGTACTGCACCATCTGAAAATGGTGAAACCAAAGCTGAAGAG ATCCACATCTCTCGCTCAACCGTTAATGTCTCAGCCTCCAGAGGTACCCCACCCAGCACACTGTCAGTAAAGGGGCAGATTGAAACAGTGAGAGTTCAGG gCACAGAAAACTGA